Part of the Leptolyngbya sp. CCY15150 genome, CAGAAATTCGAGGTGGATATTGCCGTTGATAACAATAACTAAAGGCATTGAGATAGCGGCTACGTTGTTGTGCAAACTTTATGTCTAGGGAAGTATTTGGGGGTGGTGGGGCAAACAAATCTTCTTCACTGCGAGTTAAAGAACCCACCCCAATAATAATGTCTTGACTACCGGCTGTTAAGCGTACTGGCGTTTGGTTTGCCGTCGGACGAGTGGGACAAATTTGTTCCTGAACCGAGCGAGCTGTATTTCTTCGAACATATTTATAAAGGTGATCCATTTCGATCAACCCTTCGGGATTCGCTGCTTTTCCCTTTAAGCCCTCCACTAAATAATGAGTGAAAATTCCTCCAAATCCTGACACTTCCCAGGATTGCTGTCCTTCCTCACAGGATAGTAGCGCGAAAAAATCCTTGCCTGCACTACTCACATACTGGTTGAGATTTTCCGTGAGCTTTTGCCCAATGGCTGGATTAACCTCCGGACTATCATCATGATCATCGCCTAGGGGAGAATCCTGAGGCGATCGCTCTAAAACGGCAGAACCTCGACTCCTTGCCCCAAATTGCCCAATCGTGCCGCCACTATGACAAGCATCCATTACAACCACCTGACGACTGGCCTTCGATGCCTTGAGTTGACTGAGCAGATGACGAACTCCCAGCCCTGTTTCCAGCAGGTTATCTGTTTGAGTGGTGCTTAGACAAAGATAGAGTTGATCATCCGATCCGATTTCTCCGTGGCCAGAGAAATAAATGAAGAGGGTATCCCTCACTTTCACAGATTGAACGATAGTCGCGAGTTCTGCTTCTACATCTTCCTTCGTAACGGGGCGATCGCCGCTTGCGCCATAGAGAGGTCGAATTTCCGATGCCTTAAAGTCTTGAGTTGCTATTTTTAAAGCATCTTCCAGCTTTTGGCAGTCAGACACAGCGCAGGATAGAGGTTTCAATCGAGTATCTGTGTAGTCATCAATCCCAATCAGTAGCATCCAGATGCGCGCTTTTCCTTCTTTCAGGAAATCTAGATATCCATTTAGATCATCTCTCATAGCCCCCTGCACCTCAATACTACATAGTAAAGCCCTGAAAACGGTCTTTTATCATCCTAGAAACGCTGTTATGAACGTAAAGCAGATCAAAACCACATCCGTGAAGCTACGCTAATCTACTGTTCAACTTACTTACACTGGCTTAACAGAAGGAGCATGATTTATATCACCTCAGAGAGTAATGTAACACACCTCTCCGTGTTTTTGCGGTTATTTATGGCACTAAAATCATCACTAAGCCTGTCCGTATATAGGGCAATACCAGGCAGTGCCAGCAACACAGCTTATTCAGCACGATGAGGTTGGTTTTTAGAGCATAAACTGAACTGTCTCCTGTTGCTCACCCAGCACAAGGGTGACCTCAAATGCCTCACCTGCTTCGCCAATTAAAGGCAAGAGTTCAAGATTGGAGTCGTTTGGTGTAGATGCTTGGCAGTCATCTTCATCGCCTCCAGAACAGCTTAGCGATAGATATTGAGCGGTTTCTAGCGGTTGACTGAGACATGCACGGATAGAAACGCGGTATTCCGATGAAGCAGTGTCCTTGGCGGCATGGTTCACGGGTTCAATTTGAACCCTAAGACTAACCTTGCCATCTATGACAAGGCGTTCACCTTGAGACGAGCTAGAGCTTCCTCGGGCGATCGCCCCTTGAAAGTCAGTCTCTGCTAAGGTCTGCACCGCATTCCAGCCCGACGTAATCTGTCCTTGGAGCCACTGTTGTAGACGTACTATCGTCGGGGTCGTACGGTGTTGATACAGCGATTGACGGTAGTCAGAATGGGTAATCAAGGCGGCCCATTGCCCAAAGGGAACATCAAGGCGTGGCGAATAGCGCTTAATTGTGGCTAAGTCTGTAATCAATGACTGAGCGATCGCGGCTCCCAGGGGCAGAATATCTGGCACAATCGGCGTAGGGTTAGGCATCACTTCCCGCTCCACCCAGAGAACGTTGAAGTCATCAATAAGCTGGTGTTGATCAAGACAATAGGAGCGATCGCGCTCTTGGAATTGGGCAGCCGTTTTAACCGCCTTGTGCGGAGCATAGCCTAAAATCCGTCCCCAGCCATCCTCTAGATTAATCTGTGCTGATACGTAGTAATCTGCCACCCAGGGGCTATCTACCCATTCCTGGGGAATGCGCAACTCATCAACCTCAAGCGCATCGCTAGGAATCAGCGCAAGCCGAATTCCCTGAACCTCAACGATGAAACCATTCAATACATCCCATACACTGGGTAACTCATCCATGGATAACCAAGGAACTGGGCTAGTATTCAGGTCTTCCTCTAACCATCGTTGGCTCAACCGCAGGCAAAGCCAGTTTTGATAGATCTGATGATAGGAATTTGGGCTGGAATAAGCCTGACCCTTCATCTGTTGTTTTGCCCATTGAATGTCTTCAGCAGTCAGATCTATCCAAACTTGCTGCGGTGCCATATTCATCCATTCATCTACCGTAAACATGCTGTATGCCTCCCTAATGCTGCTTACATAATATGTTGAGTGAGCCATTGGCGGATAAAATCGATAAGTTTCTTGTCTAGCTCGGGATAGGGAGCGAGATCAATATCCAAGCTATCCTGCATCCAGAGCTTGAATGCATCCAGCAGGTGTTGTTCAGTTAGGAGACAATCCTGAGAGGCTTGAGGCGATAGCGAAGGGCTAAACTCGTCTGAATGATCGTCCCTCAGGTCTTGGTTATAGGCAGACTGGAGTAAGACGTAGTCAGATTCAGCTAAGGTGAGTAGCAAGTTACTCAGAACATCGCTAACCGCTTGACGGCAAAAAAGTTTAAGAACCTCTGAGACATGCTCGCTAATATTGCGAATGATCTGTTCTGCAGAAAGCGGGGTGTCTGTTAAGCCAGAGGCGCGATCGCAGATCTGCCGGGCTAGGGGCTGAATAAGTTTACGCTTGTAGGCATCCAGCTTGCGAGACAGTTGATATTGCTTTTGGGTGCCTAGAGATGCTCCCATGAGCTTTAAGACATCGCTTTGGGTGAACCCCAACCCCAACCACAGCAGCATGGCATGGTAGTAACCTGGATCTAAGTGCTGAAGCGTCGCCGCTAAGCTCTCCTGCAAACACTGCAGTTGCTGCTCCAAGCGCTGGGCATCTTGGGCATCAAGAATCTCATCTAGGGGCGTAATCTTCTGTTGCTGATCTGCTTCGGTTTCCAGTCGCTGACGCAGTGTCTTAGGATCGCAGTGATTGCGGAGCCCAGCTTCAAGCTCACCCATCATCTGCTCTGCGTCCTGCCAGTTGGCTATGGGTAGCAGGGTTGGTGATTGAGCATGGTAGCGCTCCACAATGGCTTGCCATTCCTCCGCAGTTGGATCTGGAATACGGCGTGCCTGACCGTTCCTGCCCTGTTGAGGTGGCGCTTGGTGAATTTCACGATAGCTCTGCCAAAGGGCACCATACTGTTCGATATCCTCAGGCGATCGCCCGCTGCCTGAAAGACATTCCCGAATTTGTCTGCGGCTGACAGCACGCAACAATCCATGACGTCCCAAGTTGTTCACTTTCTCATGAACATGGTTGGCTCGAACGGTGTCATAGACAACCCCATAGATTTTCGTTTCGGCATAGGTGCGAACCTGTGATTTTCGAAAGTCATAGTGCTTGAGCAACTTGGCCGGATCGCTAATAGCAATCATCGCCATTTGCAGGTAATCATCCCACTGAGTTGACCGGTGGTCGTAGTGCTTATAGACAAACCGGCGGGTCGCATACCAATAGCTGGGCTGTAGGTAGGC contains:
- a CDS encoding caspase family protein, whose protein sequence is MRDDLNGYLDFLKEGKARIWMLLIGIDDYTDTRLKPLSCAVSDCQKLEDALKIATQDFKASEIRPLYGASGDRPVTKEDVEAELATIVQSVKVRDTLFIYFSGHGEIGSDDQLYLCLSTTQTDNLLETGLGVRHLLSQLKASKASRQVVVMDACHSGGTIGQFGARSRGSAVLERSPQDSPLGDDHDDSPEVNPAIGQKLTENLNQYVSSAGKDFFALLSCEEGQQSWEVSGFGGIFTHYLVEGLKGKAANPEGLIEMDHLYKYVRRNTARSVQEQICPTRPTANQTPVRLTAGSQDIIIGVGSLTRSEEDLFAPPPPNTSLDIKFAQQRSRYLNAFSYCYQRQYPPRIS
- a CDS encoding DUF1822 family protein, with protein sequence MFTVDEWMNMAPQQVWIDLTAEDIQWAKQQMKGQAYSSPNSYHQIYQNWLCLRLSQRWLEEDLNTSPVPWLSMDELPSVWDVLNGFIVEVQGIRLALIPSDALEVDELRIPQEWVDSPWVADYYVSAQINLEDGWGRILGYAPHKAVKTAAQFQERDRSYCLDQHQLIDDFNVLWVEREVMPNPTPIVPDILPLGAAIAQSLITDLATIKRYSPRLDVPFGQWAALITHSDYRQSLYQHRTTPTIVRLQQWLQGQITSGWNAVQTLAETDFQGAIARGSSSSSQGERLVIDGKVSLRVQIEPVNHAAKDTASSEYRVSIRACLSQPLETAQYLSLSCSGGDEDDCQASTPNDSNLELLPLIGEAGEAFEVTLVLGEQQETVQFML